A genomic segment from Limosilactobacillus sp. encodes:
- a CDS encoding cation-translocating P-type ATPase has protein sequence MADEDKKNSQNDQTIEIARLQPAEIYQRLASRDQGLTTAEVEKRQKQFGKNILEKKSGESLFTKFIKNFTGLMAIMLWAAGLIAFVAQLTELGIAIWLVNIINGCFSFWQEYQAGKATDALQNMLPAHSRVIRDGKEIKILSADLVPGDVVKLEEGDDVPADIRLIASTDVAVDQSSLTGEVTPVHKQSGAVKAKADTNHFDLDNIVFSGTSMMKGNATGVVVKTGMQTDFGQIAALTQNVQEDLSPLQRELNTLTKQITVLAVSIGVVFFVVAIYFVHYPLVKSFVFALGMIVAFIPEGLEPTVTLSLAGAVQRMARHNALVKRLSSVETLGSASVICSDKTGTLTKNEMTVQHLWTPERDYTVTGEGYDAHGSIMAGPTDQTYRDNESLKELLLGGGFADDARIVAPTKDHPRYQILGDPTEACLEVVARKGGVAVEKEQAATPRIKELPFDSERKMMTVILKDKGTHRFDVYTKGAPNCVIEKCTTYLNQGKIVPLTAELKKQVMGANDGYAKHGLRVLAVAGRILPDALRQNLDAATIAAVEQGLTFIGLSVMMDTPRSEVMKAATECRNAHIKIIMVTGDYSLTAKSIARQIGLTDPDKPLVAVTGEQLKTMSDDELRQVLSGEVVFARMAPEQKYRIVDMLQQMGKTVAVTGDGVNDAPALKKADIGVAMGETGTDVAKEAADMILTDDNFSSIVTAIREGRGVYANIRKFLLYILNSNMPEAIPSVFFLLSGGRIPLALTVMEILFIDLGTDMLPALGLGRENPEPGTMHQPPRSRHSHLINRALLGKAFGWYGLWSSIIAMGGFFMANYLHGHVYPDLPATGFDYRQATTLALGLIIFCQVANVLNIRYQFGTMFNRHFLTNSMIFIGIAFEIVLLICVSYVPLLQDVFGTEALYRQDWLMLVCVPLPLILIDELRRWVIRRHRSL, from the coding sequence ATGGCTGACGAAGACAAGAAAAACAGCCAAAATGATCAGACCATCGAAATAGCCCGGCTCCAACCCGCCGAAATTTATCAGCGGCTCGCCAGTCGTGACCAGGGTTTGACCACTGCGGAAGTTGAAAAACGACAAAAACAATTTGGCAAAAATATTTTGGAAAAGAAGAGCGGCGAATCCCTCTTCACTAAGTTTATTAAGAACTTTACGGGACTGATGGCCATCATGCTGTGGGCAGCCGGTTTAATCGCCTTCGTGGCCCAGCTGACGGAACTGGGGATTGCAATCTGGTTGGTTAACATCATTAACGGCTGCTTTAGCTTCTGGCAGGAATACCAGGCGGGCAAGGCCACCGATGCCCTGCAGAACATGCTGCCGGCCCACAGTCGGGTCATTCGTGACGGCAAGGAGATCAAGATTCTGTCGGCCGACCTGGTACCCGGCGACGTGGTGAAGCTGGAGGAGGGCGATGACGTCCCGGCCGATATCCGGCTGATTGCTTCGACGGACGTGGCCGTGGACCAGTCCTCTTTGACCGGGGAGGTAACGCCGGTGCATAAGCAGAGCGGTGCCGTGAAGGCCAAGGCTGATACCAATCACTTCGACCTGGACAACATTGTCTTCTCTGGGACCTCGATGATGAAGGGCAACGCCACCGGGGTAGTGGTCAAGACCGGGATGCAGACTGATTTCGGCCAAATCGCTGCCCTGACGCAAAACGTGCAGGAAGACCTGAGCCCGCTCCAACGGGAACTCAACACCCTGACTAAGCAGATCACCGTCCTGGCTGTCAGCATCGGGGTGGTCTTCTTTGTGGTGGCCATCTACTTCGTTCACTATCCGCTGGTAAAGTCCTTTGTCTTTGCCCTGGGGATGATCGTAGCCTTTATTCCAGAAGGCCTGGAACCGACCGTCACTCTGTCCTTGGCCGGAGCGGTTCAACGGATGGCTCGGCATAACGCCCTGGTCAAGCGGCTTTCCAGTGTGGAGACGCTGGGTAGTGCGTCGGTGATCTGTTCAGATAAGACCGGGACACTGACTAAAAATGAAATGACGGTCCAGCACCTGTGGACGCCGGAGCGTGACTACACGGTAACCGGCGAGGGCTATGACGCTCACGGTAGCATCATGGCTGGACCAACCGACCAAACCTATCGCGATAACGAGAGCTTGAAGGAACTGCTGCTGGGCGGGGGCTTTGCCGACGATGCGCGGATCGTCGCCCCAACCAAGGACCACCCGCGCTACCAGATTCTCGGTGACCCCACCGAGGCCTGCCTCGAGGTGGTAGCACGCAAGGGTGGCGTTGCCGTTGAAAAAGAACAAGCGGCCACGCCCCGGATCAAGGAGCTGCCCTTTGACTCCGAACGGAAGATGATGACCGTCATCTTAAAGGACAAGGGAACGCACCGCTTTGACGTTTACACGAAGGGTGCCCCTAACTGCGTGATCGAAAAGTGTACCACCTATCTAAATCAGGGAAAGATTGTCCCCTTGACCGCCGAATTAAAGAAGCAGGTGATGGGCGCCAACGACGGTTATGCCAAGCATGGCCTGCGGGTGCTGGCGGTTGCCGGGCGAATCCTGCCCGACGCATTGCGCCAAAACCTGGACGCGGCCACGATTGCTGCCGTTGAACAAGGGTTGACCTTCATCGGGCTCTCGGTCATGATGGACACACCGCGTTCGGAGGTCATGAAAGCGGCCACCGAGTGTCGGAATGCCCACATTAAGATCATCATGGTCACCGGGGATTATAGCCTGACGGCGAAGAGCATCGCCCGGCAGATTGGCCTGACCGATCCTGACAAGCCCCTGGTGGCGGTAACGGGTGAGCAGCTGAAGACGATGTCCGACGATGAATTGCGCCAGGTTCTGTCCGGTGAGGTTGTCTTTGCCCGGATGGCACCGGAGCAGAAGTACCGGATCGTCGATATGCTTCAGCAAATGGGCAAGACCGTCGCGGTAACTGGCGACGGGGTCAACGACGCACCGGCACTCAAGAAGGCGGACATCGGGGTCGCCATGGGGGAGACCGGGACCGACGTTGCCAAGGAAGCGGCGGACATGATCCTGACCGACGACAACTTTTCCTCGATTGTGACCGCCATTCGTGAAGGGCGGGGCGTCTACGCCAACATCCGCAAGTTCCTGCTCTACATCCTTAACTCCAACATGCCCGAGGCCATCCCATCGGTCTTCTTCCTGCTCTCCGGCGGGCGAATTCCCCTGGCACTGACGGTGATGGAAATCCTGTTTATCGACCTGGGGACAGACATGCTGCCGGCACTAGGCCTGGGACGGGAAAATCCGGAGCCGGGGACGATGCATCAGCCACCGCGCTCTCGCCACAGTCACCTGATCAACCGGGCATTGCTGGGGAAGGCGTTTGGCTGGTACGGGCTCTGGTCGTCAATTATTGCGATGGGCGGTTTCTTCATGGCCAACTACCTGCACGGTCACGTCTATCCGGATCTGCCGGCCACTGGCTTTGACTACCGGCAGGCGACGACCCTGGCACTCGGCTTGATCATCTTTTGTCAGGTCGCCAATGTCTTGAACATCCGTTACCAATTCGGGACGATGTTTAACCGGCACTTCCTGACCAATTCGATGATCTTCATTGGGATCGCCTTTGAAATTGTCCTCCTGATCTGCGTCAGCTACGTTCCGCTCCTGCAGGACGTCTTCGGAACCGAAGCACTGTACCGGCAGGACTGGCTGATGCTGGTCTGCGTACCGCTGCCATTAATCTTGATTGACGAGCTGCGGCGGTGGGTGATCCGGCGGCACAGAAGCCTGTAA
- a CDS encoding DUF4811 domain-containing protein, with protein MIIYVIFALVVVTILAWTLIPNRPLRWATGILSGLALVGAIGVMSANFANHYGMKKVTTTTTQRIYSAAGSKSPAGVLVTKQLGTKSGRYVLVYADTANGKAKAHFVPKQKHITTAVKQHATYRTANVKQATLKTTTTRWEWKSKRAKFWLNVGDQAGELVSQYRTVTIPKDTWLAVTPNQMKKLQKAMASGNTGAANSQTAALSSLSKDQQAAMVVKVAKKALE; from the coding sequence ATGATTATTTACGTAATTTTTGCCCTCGTGGTTGTGACCATCCTGGCCTGGACGTTGATTCCCAACCGTCCGCTGCGCTGGGCTACCGGGATCTTGAGTGGCCTGGCGCTGGTGGGGGCGATTGGCGTCATGAGCGCGAACTTCGCCAACCATTATGGAATGAAAAAGGTGACGACGACCACGACCCAGCGGATCTATTCCGCGGCTGGCAGCAAGTCACCGGCCGGGGTCCTCGTTACCAAGCAGCTCGGCACGAAGTCGGGGCGTTACGTTTTGGTGTATGCGGACACGGCAAACGGTAAGGCCAAAGCCCACTTTGTTCCCAAACAAAAACACATCACCACGGCGGTCAAGCAGCACGCCACTTACCGGACGGCAAACGTCAAGCAGGCGACGCTGAAGACGACGACCACCCGGTGGGAATGGAAGAGTAAGCGGGCCAAGTTCTGGCTCAACGTCGGCGACCAGGCCGGGGAGCTGGTCAGCCAGTACCGGACGGTCACGATTCCAAAGGACACCTGGCTGGCGGTCACGCCCAACCAGATGAAGAAGCTGCAGAAGGCGATGGCATCCGGCAATACGGGTGCCGCCAACAGTCAGACGGCCGCACTGAGCTCGCTTTCGAAGGACCAGCAGGCGGCGATGGTGGTTAAAGTAGCCAAGAAAGCATTAGAATAA
- a CDS encoding amino acid ABC transporter ATP-binding protein yields the protein MKISNVNKTFGEKHVLHDVSLDFPAAKTTVIVGPSGSGKSTILRSLNLLEVPESGRYDFDDLQLDFAKKITNKQKLALRKKTGMVFQDYNLFPNKTVLGNIIEGPTQVLKQSKAVATKTANELLAKVGLAQYGDSYPNQLSGGQAQRVAIARALAMNPEYILLDEPTSALDPELELEVLKVLLQLAREKQSMVIVTHNMIFARHVADKIVFLEDGHVLFDGAPEQFFAPDNPNERIKSFIASMTMENLD from the coding sequence ATGAAAATCAGCAATGTTAACAAAACCTTTGGTGAAAAGCACGTGCTTCACGACGTCAGCCTTGACTTTCCAGCCGCCAAGACGACGGTGATCGTCGGGCCATCCGGTTCTGGAAAATCGACCATCCTGCGCTCCCTCAACCTGTTGGAGGTGCCGGAGAGCGGCCGCTACGACTTTGATGACCTGCAACTCGACTTTGCCAAAAAGATCACCAACAAGCAAAAACTGGCCCTGCGCAAGAAGACGGGGATGGTCTTCCAAGATTACAACCTTTTCCCGAATAAGACGGTGCTGGGCAACATCATCGAGGGCCCGACCCAGGTCCTCAAGCAGAGTAAGGCGGTGGCCACTAAGACGGCCAACGAGCTGCTGGCCAAGGTGGGACTCGCCCAGTACGGGGATTCCTATCCCAACCAGCTCTCCGGTGGTCAGGCCCAGCGGGTGGCCATCGCCCGGGCCCTGGCGATGAATCCGGAATACATCCTGTTGGACGAGCCGACCTCGGCCCTCGACCCCGAACTGGAGTTGGAGGTGCTCAAGGTCCTGCTCCAGCTGGCCCGGGAAAAGCAATCGATGGTGATCGTGACCCATAACATGATCTTTGCCCGCCACGTCGCCGACAAGATCGTCTTCCTGGAGGACGGCCACGTCCTGTTCGACGGGGCGCCGGAGCAATTCTTCGCGCCGGATAATCCCAATGAACGGATCAAGAGCTTTATTGCATCAATGACAATGGAAAACTTAGACTAA
- a CDS encoding MDR family MFS transporter — translation MLTINSPQNKKVKMMAVLILGAFTMMLTETFFNNALPTIINQYHVSQSIAQWVSTGYQLVTGLMIPLSAWVFHRFNTKHTFLSLLTIFLVGSVIGFFATNFWVMLAGRLIQAIASGSMIPLIQNVVLMLFPVKDRGFIMGIIGLVVAFGPALGPTVGGWIIDNLGLKWLFGVLIPWVALLMIVSFFVAHNVVNVDTSQAVDWISVMESCLGFGALLYGFSDIGNLGRIDVINGLAIVAGLVVIVAFCRRQLKLTVPLVNLQVFKNGVFNLTTVLSAISNIALLSVELVLPLYLQRVHGLSAFHAGLMLLPGAILEGVMSPIAGRLYDKYGIRNLSLVGFAIIALGSLPMLFFTPHTSLWIVAGSYAFRIVGIATVMMPTFTEGLNALPRELYVHGNAASSTVRQIAGSLGTALLMMIVAFGTQSTAGEGLSRASQLNHGYWYAFLASFIFAALGFICSFWLKPKKAQK, via the coding sequence ATGCTCACAATTAATTCACCGCAAAATAAAAAGGTCAAGATGATGGCGGTTTTGATCCTCGGGGCCTTCACCATGATGCTGACCGAAACGTTCTTCAACAATGCCTTGCCGACGATTATCAACCAGTACCATGTCAGCCAATCGATCGCCCAGTGGGTCAGCACCGGTTACCAGCTGGTGACCGGGCTGATGATCCCACTGTCGGCCTGGGTCTTTCACCGCTTCAACACCAAGCATACCTTTCTCAGCCTGCTGACCATCTTCTTGGTAGGTTCGGTAATCGGCTTTTTTGCCACTAATTTCTGGGTAATGCTGGCGGGGCGGCTGATCCAGGCGATCGCCTCCGGGTCCATGATCCCGCTGATTCAAAACGTGGTCCTGATGCTCTTCCCTGTCAAGGACCGGGGCTTTATCATGGGGATCATTGGTCTGGTAGTTGCCTTTGGGCCGGCACTGGGGCCAACGGTCGGGGGCTGGATCATTGACAACCTCGGCTTAAAGTGGCTCTTCGGGGTCCTGATCCCCTGGGTCGCCCTGCTGATGATCGTTAGTTTCTTCGTGGCCCATAACGTGGTCAACGTCGACACCAGCCAGGCAGTGGACTGGATTTCGGTCATGGAGTCCTGCCTGGGCTTCGGAGCCCTGCTTTACGGCTTCTCGGACATCGGTAACCTCGGCCGGATCGATGTTATCAACGGTCTGGCTATCGTGGCGGGCCTGGTGGTCATCGTGGCCTTCTGCCGGCGTCAGCTGAAGCTCACCGTTCCCCTGGTCAACCTGCAGGTATTTAAGAACGGGGTCTTTAACCTCACGACCGTCCTGAGCGCCATCTCGAACATCGCCCTCTTGAGCGTGGAACTGGTCCTGCCCCTTTACCTGCAGCGGGTCCACGGGCTTTCGGCCTTCCATGCCGGGTTGATGCTGCTGCCGGGGGCAATCCTGGAAGGGGTGATGAGCCCGATCGCTGGTCGGCTGTACGATAAGTACGGGATCAGGAATCTTTCCCTCGTTGGTTTTGCAATTATTGCCCTGGGGAGTTTGCCGATGCTGTTCTTTACGCCACACACCAGCCTGTGGATCGTGGCCGGGTCCTACGCCTTCCGGATTGTCGGGATCGCGACCGTCATGATGCCAACCTTTACCGAAGGGTTAAACGCCCTGCCACGTGAGCTCTACGTTCACGGGAACGCGGCCTCTTCGACGGTTCGGCAGATCGCCGGTTCCCTGGGGACGGCCCTGTTGATGATGATTGTTGCCTTTGGAACCCAGTCCACGGCGGGCGAGGGGCTTTCCCGGGCCAGCCAGCTCAACCACGGTTACTGGTACGCTTTCCTGGCTTCGTTCATCTTCGCCGCCCTGGGCTTCATCTGCTCGTTCTGGCTGAAGCCGAAGAAGGCCCAAAAGTAA
- a CDS encoding transporter substrate-binding domain-containing protein, which produces MKFWKKALLVVAALTLGTAGSVTSIHAASSSVNSELQHKGELTIGLEGTYSPYSYRKNGKLTGFEVDLGKAVAKKMGLKAHFVPTKWDSLIAGLGAGKFDVVMNNITQTPERAKQYNFSTPYIRSHFALIVPKSSKITNLKQISGKKIVAGTGTNNATVVKKHKGKLVANSDFASALDMVRQGRAAGTVNSREAWYAYTKQHATKGLKMIDVSSEQKPAKISALFNKKDPAIQKSYNQALQQLQKDGTVKKLSQKYFGADITK; this is translated from the coding sequence ATGAAGTTTTGGAAGAAAGCATTATTAGTTGTCGCCGCATTAACTTTGGGAACCGCGGGGAGCGTCACCAGCATTCACGCCGCCAGTTCCAGCGTCAATTCCGAGCTCCAGCACAAGGGCGAGTTGACGATCGGCCTGGAGGGAACCTATTCTCCATATTCTTATCGTAAGAACGGCAAACTGACCGGCTTTGAGGTCGACCTCGGCAAGGCCGTTGCCAAGAAGATGGGCTTGAAGGCCCACTTTGTACCAACCAAATGGGATTCGTTGATTGCGGGCCTGGGCGCCGGCAAGTTTGACGTCGTGATGAACAACATTACCCAGACGCCGGAACGGGCCAAGCAGTACAACTTCTCAACGCCTTACATTCGCTCCCACTTCGCCCTGATCGTGCCGAAGAGCAGCAAGATCACTAACCTGAAGCAGATCTCCGGAAAGAAGATCGTTGCCGGGACCGGGACTAACAACGCCACCGTGGTGAAGAAGCACAAGGGGAAGCTGGTGGCTAACAGCGACTTTGCCAGCGCCCTTGACATGGTTCGCCAGGGTCGGGCAGCCGGGACCGTCAACTCACGGGAAGCCTGGTATGCCTACACTAAGCAGCATGCCACCAAGGGCTTGAAGATGATCGACGTTTCGAGCGAGCAAAAGCCAGCCAAGATTTCCGCCCTCTTTAATAAGAAGGATCCGGCAATCCAGAAGTCCTATAACCAGGCCCTCCAACAGCTGCAAAAGGATGGCACCGTCAAGAAGCTTTCCCAGAAGTACTTTGGGGCCGACATCACGAAGTAA
- a CDS encoding MarR family winged helix-turn-helix transcriptional regulator, which yields MGQHAMPINDLGRQIKLLNISIEKRLNAKLTSLGITLTGNQVLVLMYVFDHQGQPVTQKEIEIKFEISHPTIRGIIRRLVAADLLATATSSQDKRQVLLSLTPRGQQFLKENMTDLQKPVQQLNATLTAQISEADLAVFERVLKQMQANMK from the coding sequence ATGGGACAACACGCAATGCCGATCAACGACCTTGGCCGGCAGATTAAATTATTGAATATTTCCATTGAAAAACGGCTGAATGCCAAGCTAACGTCCTTGGGCATCACCCTGACCGGTAACCAGGTGCTGGTGTTGATGTACGTCTTCGACCACCAGGGCCAGCCGGTGACCCAAAAGGAGATTGAAATTAAATTCGAGATCAGTCACCCCACCATTCGGGGAATTATTCGCCGACTGGTGGCCGCCGATTTGCTTGCCACCGCGACCAGCAGCCAGGACAAGCGCCAGGTGCTCTTGTCACTGACGCCACGGGGCCAGCAATTTTTGAAAGAAAATATGACCGACCTGCAAAAACCGGTTCAACAGCTGAACGCAACTTTGACGGCCCAGATCAGCGAGGCCGACCTGGCCGTCTTTGAACGGGTCCTCAAACAGATGCAGGCCAACATGAAGTAG
- a CDS encoding amino acid ABC transporter permease translates to MWETIQSSLPQLLAAGFKYTIPLAIISFFFGLIIALVTALIRLSRQRGAFMILKWIAHFYVWLFRSTPLLVQLFIVFFGLPYLRIKGVLPHGIKLEPFTAGIITFSLNTGAYASETIRAAIAAVPRGQWEAASSIGMTRWQILWRIILPQALRIALPPLSNSFISLVKDTSLAASITIMEMFAVSQQIAAENYQPLVMYTLVAAVYAVFTTVLSYLQGYLERRLGQQTKIG, encoded by the coding sequence ATGTGGGAAACAATTCAATCATCGCTGCCCCAGCTCCTGGCGGCTGGCTTTAAGTACACGATTCCCCTTGCCATTATTTCATTTTTCTTCGGTCTCATCATCGCCCTGGTGACGGCCTTGATCCGGCTGTCGCGTCAGCGCGGTGCCTTCATGATCCTGAAGTGGATCGCCCACTTCTACGTCTGGCTCTTTCGGTCCACGCCGCTTTTGGTCCAGCTGTTCATCGTCTTCTTTGGCCTACCATACCTGCGGATCAAAGGAGTCCTGCCCCACGGTATTAAGCTGGAACCGTTCACCGCGGGGATCATTACCTTCTCGCTGAACACCGGGGCCTACGCTTCTGAAACCATCCGGGCGGCGATTGCGGCCGTACCGCGGGGACAATGGGAGGCGGCCAGTTCGATCGGGATGACCCGCTGGCAGATTCTCTGGCGCATTATCCTGCCCCAGGCACTGCGGATTGCGCTGCCGCCGCTGTCGAACAGCTTCATCAGCCTGGTGAAGGACACCTCACTGGCGGCCTCGATCACGATCATGGAGATGTTCGCGGTCAGCCAGCAGATTGCGGCGGAAAATTATCAGCCCCTGGTGATGTACACCCTGGTCGCGGCGGTTTACGCCGTCTTCACCACCGTGCTCTCGTACCTGCAGGGCTACTTGGAACGGCGCCTTGGTCAGCAGACAAAGATTGGGTAG
- a CDS encoding peptide MFS transporter: MSKQKDIDTAFFGQPRGLSTLFFTEMWERFSYYGMRAILLFYMYYAVSKGGLGMNQTTAASIMSIYGSLVYLSGVVGGWLSDRVWGPRRTVFIGGVLIMFGHIALSLPFGVGALYVSIALIVIGTGLLKPNVSEMVGGLYSENDRRRDSGFSMFVFGINLGAAVAPWAVPWAANGFGLNLFHGEMNFHAGFSLAAIGMFFGLIQYAIGGRKYLSKDSLYPDDPIDRESLRPVLIWSLVGIVALAIVLGLLAAMGQLNVNNIITIITIIAIALPIYYFIMMLNSKKVTKEEHSRVLAYIPLFIAAVIFWAIEESGSVVLALFAEQRTILHIGGWHFAAANFQTLNPLFIMILTPVFVTLWDHWKNQPSAPGKFAAGLVFAGLSYAFMALPALIHGTTAGRVSPFWLVGSWFIVEIGEMLISPIGLAVTTRLAPKAFKSQMMSMWFLADAAAQAVNAQIVKFYSSATEVPYFLTIGLVSIAFGIILMFFVKRIHALMGGVD; the protein is encoded by the coding sequence ATGAGTAAGCAAAAAGATATTGATACCGCGTTCTTCGGGCAACCGCGTGGTTTATCTACGCTGTTCTTCACTGAAATGTGGGAACGGTTTAGTTACTACGGAATGCGGGCAATCCTGTTATTCTACATGTACTACGCCGTTTCCAAGGGTGGTTTAGGGATGAACCAAACCACCGCCGCATCGATCATGTCCATCTATGGATCCTTGGTTTATCTGTCCGGGGTTGTCGGTGGGTGGCTGTCTGACCGGGTCTGGGGCCCACGGCGGACCGTCTTTATCGGTGGTGTCCTGATCATGTTCGGGCACATCGCCCTGTCATTGCCGTTTGGCGTTGGTGCCCTCTACGTTTCGATCGCCCTGATCGTTATCGGGACCGGGCTGCTGAAGCCAAACGTTTCCGAAATGGTTGGTGGCCTTTACTCTGAAAACGACCGGCGCCGGGATTCCGGTTTTAGTATGTTTGTCTTCGGGATCAACTTGGGGGCTGCCGTTGCACCATGGGCTGTTCCGTGGGCTGCTAACGGTTTTGGCCTCAACCTCTTCCATGGCGAAATGAACTTCCACGCCGGGTTCTCCCTGGCCGCCATCGGGATGTTCTTTGGCCTGATCCAATACGCGATCGGTGGACGGAAGTACCTGTCCAAGGACAGCCTCTACCCGGATGACCCGATCGACCGGGAAAGTCTTCGTCCAGTCCTGATTTGGAGTCTGGTTGGGATCGTTGCCTTAGCGATTGTCCTGGGCCTGCTCGCTGCCATGGGTCAGCTGAACGTCAACAACATCATCACGATCATCACGATCATTGCGATTGCACTGCCAATCTACTACTTCATCATGATGCTGAACTCCAAGAAGGTTACCAAGGAAGAGCACTCACGGGTGCTGGCCTACATTCCGCTCTTTATCGCGGCCGTAATCTTCTGGGCAATTGAAGAATCTGGTTCAGTTGTTCTGGCCCTCTTCGCCGAACAACGGACCATCTTGCACATCGGTGGCTGGCACTTCGCCGCTGCCAACTTCCAGACCTTGAACCCACTGTTCATCATGATCCTGACGCCGGTCTTTGTTACCCTTTGGGATCACTGGAAGAACCAGCCAAGTGCCCCTGGTAAATTTGCTGCCGGGCTGGTCTTCGCCGGTCTGTCATACGCCTTCATGGCACTGCCTGCATTGATTCACGGGACGACCGCTGGACGGGTTAGCCCATTCTGGCTGGTTGGTTCCTGGTTCATCGTTGAAATTGGTGAAATGTTGATCTCACCAATCGGTCTGGCCGTTACGACCCGGCTGGCACCAAAGGCCTTTAAGTCCCAGATGATGAGTATGTGGTTCCTGGCCGATGCCGCTGCCCAGGCGGTCAACGCCCAGATCGTTAAGTTCTACTCATCAGCAACTGAAGTGCCATACTTCCTGACGATCGGTCTGGTAAGTATTGCCTTCGGGATCATCCTGATGTTCTTCGTCAAGCGGATTCACGCTTTGATGGGCGGGGTGGACTAA
- a CDS encoding DHA2 family efflux MFS transporter permease subunit: MTNVQTDIHGKTYHRLALFMLMLIATLAGSLMQSTLGTALPTLMDKFSINLNTAQQATTWFLLAIGVMVPVSSYLVKRVPTKRLTLITYLVLLAGISITAFTPEKHDMWWLFVVGRVVAAAAVGVAMPLLQIIIVNIYAASERSVAMGLMGLVVGMSPAIGPTLTGWILDRDHHFLGITLAAHWQTIFYIPMVILVVVLIFLPFFMRDVIPNEPVKLDWPSLLLSSFGFCLFLLGFTNVSNDGWSSLTTVDGPIIIGLILLAFFIRRQLKLNAPFLDVRVFKSREFTVTTIAIAAVMMAMMGVEMMLPTYLQNVHGMSALESGLTLLPGALFLGILSPVAGILYSKAGTKRVAFAGLLVLAAGTIPFAVITESTPSIIITLMYTVRMIGVAMVLMPMTTAAMDALPKEKSADGTAVNNTARQLASSVGVALLTSVTQDVINNHKPAASLKATDPIAYADKVINASMDGFQLAFTVGLAFAVIGLVVVFFLKNKNQQEAERREFVK; the protein is encoded by the coding sequence ATGACTAACGTTCAAACGGATATTCATGGCAAAACTTATCATCGGCTGGCCCTGTTTATGCTGATGCTGATCGCGACCTTGGCCGGTTCGCTGATGCAGTCGACGCTGGGGACGGCCCTGCCAACACTGATGGACAAGTTTTCCATCAACCTGAACACCGCCCAGCAGGCGACCACCTGGTTTCTGCTGGCGATTGGGGTGATGGTTCCGGTGTCGTCATACCTGGTCAAGCGGGTGCCGACCAAGCGGTTGACCCTGATCACCTACCTGGTCCTGTTGGCCGGAATTTCGATCACCGCCTTTACACCGGAGAAGCACGACATGTGGTGGCTCTTCGTCGTCGGCCGGGTGGTTGCCGCGGCCGCGGTCGGGGTGGCGATGCCGCTTTTGCAGATCATCATCGTCAACATTTACGCCGCCAGCGAACGGAGCGTGGCGATGGGCTTGATGGGTCTGGTCGTCGGGATGTCGCCGGCGATTGGCCCAACACTGACCGGGTGGATTCTGGATCGTGACCACCACTTCCTGGGAATTACGCTGGCCGCCCATTGGCAGACGATTTTCTACATCCCGATGGTCATTCTGGTCGTCGTGCTGATCTTCCTGCCATTTTTCATGCGGGATGTGATTCCAAATGAACCGGTCAAACTGGACTGGCCATCGCTCTTGCTGTCCAGCTTTGGCTTCTGCCTCTTCCTGCTTGGCTTTACCAACGTCTCCAACGATGGCTGGTCGAGCCTCACTACGGTAGATGGTCCGATCATCATTGGCTTAATCCTGCTTGCCTTCTTTATTCGGCGTCAATTGAAGCTGAATGCGCCCTTCCTCGACGTGCGGGTCTTTAAGTCCCGTGAATTTACCGTAACGACGATTGCAATCGCGGCCGTCATGATGGCAATGATGGGGGTCGAGATGATGCTGCCGACCTACCTGCAAAACGTCCATGGCATGTCGGCGCTGGAATCTGGCTTGACGCTTCTGCCGGGAGCCCTCTTCCTCGGCATTCTGTCACCGGTTGCCGGGATTCTCTACAGCAAGGCCGGAACGAAGCGGGTTGCCTTTGCTGGTCTCCTGGTGCTGGCCGCGGGGACGATTCCCTTTGCGGTGATCACCGAATCGACCCCGTCAATCATCATCACCCTGATGTACACGGTGCGGATGATTGGGGTGGCGATGGTCCTGATGCCGATGACGACGGCCGCCATGGACGCGCTGCCGAAGGAAAAGTCGGCGGACGGAACCGCGGTCAACAATACAGCCCGGCAGTTAGCCTCGTCGGTTGGGGTGGCCCTTTTGACCTCCGTGACCCAGGACGTCATCAACAACCACAAACCCGCTGCTAGCCTGAAGGCAACGGATCCAATCGCTTATGCCGACAAGGTCATCAACGCCTCGATGGATGGCTTCCAGCTGGCCTTCACCGTGGGCCTGGCCTTTGCAGTGATTGGCCTTGTCGTGGTCTTCTTCCTGAAAAACAAGAACCAGCAGGAAGCGGAAAGAAGGGAGTTTGTCAAATGA